The Leifsonia poae region GGTGGCAATTGGTCGTTCGTCGGGTTATCCAGTGCCGACCTCTCGGGTGCGGAGTTCGTGGGGGTGCGACTACGTGAGGCCGACCTCGGCCGCAGTCGGTGCCAGGGTTCGACGCTCACCGGATGCGACCTCTCGGCCTCCTGGTTCGAGGGCGCCGACTTCACCAACGCGGATCTGCGAGGCAGCGACCTCACCGGCCTCGACCCGCAAACGGTCACATTGCGCCAGGCGACCATCGACGAACGCCAGGCCGTGACCATCGTCGAGTCACTCGGACTCGTCGTGATCGGCTGACTCGAGCGCGGACGCTCGGTCGGTTGCCATTTGTGGCCGCTCTCAGCAGCGGAGAGCGACCACAACGGGCACTACGGTGGGTCGGTGGTGGTGGCGGGTCAGGCGACTTCTTTCACCTGACCGTGCTTGATGTTCAGTCGGCGCTGGGCGCGCTTGGCCACGGCCGTGTCGTGGGTGACGATGATCAGCGTGAGTCCGCGGTCGCGCCACAGGCCCTCGAGCAGGTCCATGATCTCGTCTCGGGTCTCCTCATCCAGATTGCCGGTCGGCTCATCGGCCAGCAACACATTCGGGTCCTTCACGAGGGCCCGGGCGATCGCGACGCGCTGCTGTTGGCCGCCGGAGAGTTCGGACGGCAGGTGGTTGCCGCGGTCGGCGAGGCCGACGGAGGCCAGAGCCTCCGCCGCCCGTCGCTTGCGTTCCTCGGCGCTCACCTTCAGTGGCGCGAGAGCGGTCTCGACGTTCTCCTGCGCGGTGAGCGTGGGGATCAGGTTGAACCCTTGAAAGACGAAACCGATCTCGGTGGCGCGGATGTCGGTGAGCTTCGCATCCCCGAGGCCGGAGAGGCTCGACTTTTCGAGCACGACCGATCCGGAGGTGGGGCGGTCGAGGGCGCCGAGCATCTGCAACAGCGTGGACTTTCCGCCGCCGGTCGGCCCCTGGATCGCTACGAGCTGGCCGTCGGGGATCTCCAAGCTCACATTGTTGAGGGCGGTCACGTTGCGCTTGGACTGGGTGTAGGTCTTGGTGACATCGGTGAGGGTGTACATCGTGTTTCTCCTTGCGAAACGGGGGTCAGGCGACCGAGCGGAGGGCGGCGGCGGGGCGCAGACGCGAGGCGCGCCATCCGCCGATCGCACCGGCGAGGAGGCCGCCGAGAACGGCGAGTCCGACGGCGATGATGATGATCCAGAAGGTCACCGGAGCGTGCAGCGCGATGTCGGAGGTGGCGGATGCGGCGCGTCCCGCTGCCTGCACCCCGGCTCCGCCGAAGCCGCCGCCGCCGAAGCCGCCCTCAGCGCCGGTGCCTCCGGTGCCTGTCGCGGCGCGACCGGTGCGTGCGGCCGCGTCGGCGAAGGTGGTGGCGCCGGTGCTGACACCGCCCGAGAGGGTGGGGGAGACCATGTTGACGATGAGCACGCCCACGAGCCCGACGGCGACACCGATGATGCCGCCGATGAGGCCCTGCACCACCGACTCACCGGCCACCTGCCCGACGATGCGGCGGTTGCTCCAGCCGATCGCTTTGAGGGTGCCGAACTCCCGCGTGCGGCGGGTGACACCGGAGATGGTGAACAGGATGGCGATGAGGAACGCCGCAGCCAACACGATGATCGACAGCCACGTGCCCAGGTTCGAGAGGAGCTGGCCGGCTGTTCCGAGCGAGCCGGAGACGCTGGAGGCCAGGTCGGCCTGCGTGCTCACGGTCGCCGATGGGAGCGCCTTGGTGAGGTCGGTCTTGATCTGGCCGATGTCGCTGGAGGACGCCGCCGTCACGTAGACCGCGCTGATCTTGTCCGTCTGGCCGGAGAGTTTCTGGGCGACGTCGAGCGGGATGTAGGAATTCGCCGCCGTGGTCGAGTCACTGCCGGTGGCCGCGACGATGCCGATGACCTTGAAGTCGGTGCCGCCGATGGTGATGGTGTCGCCGACCGCTTTGCTCGCGGTCTTGGCGTAGCTCGCATCGAGCACCGTGACATCTGTGCCGTTGTCGGCCTTCGTGAAGGTGCGGCCGCTGGACAGCGTGACCGAGGAGAGCGGGCCGACCGACTTGCCTGCCGGGTCGAGCCCGATCACCGAGAACGTGTTGACGGTGAACGAGCTGCCGCCGGCGCCGTCGGCGCCGCCGGTCGGGGGAGCGGTCGACTGCGAGGCCGAGCCGCCGGCCTGGCGCTCCTGGCGCATCTGCTGGAAGTTCGGAAGCGTGCCACTGAAGCTGGTGTTGGTGAGGGAGAGCACGGCGGCCGCGGCGGAGACGTTGCTGACCTTCTCCGTCTTGGTCAGGGTCGAGGAGTCCATCACGGTCGCGCCCCGGGTCGGCTCGAGCCTCGACGTGTTCACGCTGCGGCCGCTTCCGGTCTCGGTTCCGGAGTTGGCGCCGAAGTCGAACCGCGGACCGCCGCCCTGCCCCTGCGCGGTGGTGGCGCCCTGCGCCGTCGCCGGTTCCGTGATCGTGATGTCGGTTCCGACACCGTAGACCGACTGGAGCACGCTGGCCTGGGCCGACTTGACGCCGGCGGAGACCGAGTTGACGATGATGACGAGTGCGATCGCGAGGGCCATGCCCACGGCGATGATGATCGTCTGCTTGCGGCGATTGATGAGCTCGCGTCGCAGATATGTCCCGAACATGTGGCTTCCGTTTTCTGTCTTGTCCCTCGAATGTTCTAGCTGAACGGAGTGAAGGTATGCACGGCGGATTTGGGCATGCTGTGGTGAAGCTATGTTTTGGCTGATCGTCGAAACCGTTCCTCACAGACGGTGGCGGAGAGCTCACAGACTTCACATAGCTTCCCCATAGTTTGCGTCGAGCCCGCTCGCGATAATAGGAAAGGTGACCATGAACCCCCGTGCCGTACCGGGCACCCCCAGCCAACCTCGCACTCTGCTGCGCCGAGCGGACGGCAGTGCCATCCGCGTGCTCGTCGTGGACGACGAGTCGACTCTCACCGACCTGCTCTCGATGGCCCTCCACTACGAGGACTGGGAAGTCAGGACAGCCTCCACCGGGCAGCAGGCGCTCAGCGTGTCCCGCGAGTTCAAGCCCGACGTCGTCGTGCTCGACATCATGCTCCCCGACATCGATGGGTTGCAGGTGCTGTCGAGGATGCGCGCCGACGGCAATGAGGCGCCCGTGCTCTTCCTCACCGCCAAAGACTCCCTCGACGACCGCATCGCCGGGCTCACCGCCGGCGGCGACGACTATGTGACGAAGCCGTTCAGCCTCGAGGAGCTCGTGGCTCGGCTGCGAGGACTGCTGCGCCGATCCCGCGCAGCTGTCGCCGACCAGAGCGACCCCGTACTGATCGTCGGCGACCTGGTGCTCGACGAGGACAGCTACGAGGTGCACCGCGACGGCGACCCCATCCAGCTCACCGCCACCGAGTTCGAACTGCTGCGGTTCCTGATGCGCAATCCGCGTCGCGTGCTGAGCAAGACCCAGATCCTCGACCGGGTGTGGAGCTACGACTTCGGCGGGTCCTCCAGCGTCGTCGAGCTCTACATCTCGTATCTCCGCAAGAAGATCGACTCCGGTCGCACACCGATGATCCACACCGTGCGCGGTGCCGGCTACATGGTCAAGGCGGCGACGTGACGACTGCCCCGGCGTCGGGCACCCCGATTCCACCCCGGCGGATGCGCGGCCGGCTGGCCCGAATCCGCCCGTTCCGTGCCTGGACTCTCCGCAGCCGGGTCGTGCTCGTCGTCGTGGCGATGCTCGCCGTGCTCGGGGCCGCGATCGGCACGGTGAGCGTTCTCGCGCTGCAGAGCAACTTGATGGCGCGCCTCGACGGCCAGCTGACCAGCGCTCTCGCCCGGGGGGAGCACGCGGCCAACCGCATCAATGCGGGCGGCCCGACCCTGCCGGCGGCCGCTGATGTGGTTCAGACTCCCGGCCAGCCCACCGGAACCCTTGGTGCCGTGCGAAGTGCGGAGGGGGGACTCCTGTTCCCGCCCGTCGTCCTCTCCGACCGGCCACCGAGCACCACGACGAACCAACCCCTCCAGCCGACCCAGGTGACGATCAATGGGCTCGCGCTGCTGACGATCCCGGCCGACGCGCGTCCGCACACGGTCGATCTCGGCACGGCGCTCGGCTCATACCGGATCGCCGCGGCGAAACTCGATAACGGCGACGCCGTGATCATCGGGCTGCCTCTGAACGACGTGAACGCGACCCTCGCTCAGCTGACGCTCACGATCGTTCTCGTGACGCTCGCCGGTCTGATCTTCGCGTTCCTCATCGCCAGTTTCGTCGTGAGGCTCGCGATGCGACCGCTGGAGCGTGTGGCGGGCACGGCCCAGGCGGTGTCTGAGATGCCGCTCGACCGCGGCGATGTCGCGCTGTCGGTGCGCGTTCCGGAGGAAGACACCGACCCCAACACCGAGGTGGGCAAGGTCGGTTCCGCTCTGAACCGGATGCTCGGCCATGTGGCCTCCGCGCTCACGGCCCGCCAGGCCAGCGAACAGAAGGTGCGGCAGTTCGTCGCCGACGCCAGCCACGAGCTCCGCACGCCGCTCGCCTCGATCCGCGGCTATGCCGAGCTCACCCGGCGCTCGCCGTACGACCTGCCGGGAGACGTGACCCATTCGCTGGACCGCATCGAATCGGAGGCGACGAGGATGACCTCGCTCGTCGAAGACCTGCTCCTGCTCGCCCGGCTCGACGAGGGTCGCGAGCTCGACCGCGACCCGGTTGACCTGTCGATGCTGCTGGTGGATGCGCTGAGCGACGCGCACGCGGCCGGCCCGGAACACCGCTGGTCGATCCTGTTGCCCGAGGAGCCCGTGGAGGTCGTCGGCGACGCTCCCCGGCTCCACCAGGTCGTCGTGAACCTACTGGCGAACGCCCGTGTGCACACGCCGGAAGGAACCAAGGTGACGGCCGCGCTCGCCGTGGACGACGCCGCGGGCCGCGCGATCGTGACCGTCTCGGACGACGGCCCGGGCATCCCGGAGGGCCTGCAGCCGACCCTGTTCGAGCGTTTCGCCCGCGGCGACAGCTCGCGCAACCGGGCCACGGGGAGCACCGGACTCGGCCTGGCGATCGTTCAGGCGGTCGTCGCCGCGCACGGCGGCGAGGTCTCCGTGCGCAGCGAGCCCGGGGACACCGTGTTCACGCTCTCGCTTCCGTTGGCGGGTGCGCCGACGGCGCCGGGGGGTCGAGCGCCAGCCGTGCCTGCGGCCCGTGACGACGTCGCGGCCGACGCTGACGACCTCGCCGAGCCGACCGGGCCGGTCGAGCCGTCGGGAACCGCCGCCGGATGAGCGCGACCCCGGGCATCCTTGCCACCGCGTACTACGGCGACGCCGATGCCGAGCCGCTGCTCTTCATCCGGGCGCTGCCGGCCGAGATCGACAACCCGCGCGGCATCGATCGGGTGGCCGAACGGTTCATCGTGCGCGGTCCGTCACGGACGCACCGCGTCCACGCTGTCGGGCGCCCCGCGTTCCTGCCGCTGGACTTCGACATGTCGGAGATCGCGGCGGTGTACGGGCGGCTCATCCGGGAACGCTTCGGGCGCCCGGTGGCGGTCATGGGGCTGTCGACCGGCGCCAGCGTCGCCCTCCAACTGGCGGTGGATCAGCCCGACCTCGTGAAGACGCTCGTGATCGCGGCCGGCGCGGCCCGTCTCGGCACGCGCGGCAGAATCCTGCAGCGGCGGTACGTCTCCCTGCTCGCCGCGAACGACCGGCGGGCCTACGCCGAACTCGCGAGCGGCACTCTCAACTCCCGGCTCCTCGACCCGCTCGTCCGCCTGTTCGGGCGGATCGTCCCGCAACCCGACGACCCCGAGAGTCTGATCGCCCTTGTGCGGGCGGAGGACGCCTACGACGTGTTGGACGGGCTGCACCGCGTGACCGCCCCCACGCTCATCCTCTCGGGCGGCCGCGACGTGTTCTACCCGCCCGAGGTCGGTCGCGAGACCGCCCGGCGGCTGCCGCGCGCCACGCACATCGTCTACCCGGGCCGCCCGCACGGCGGCGTTCCGCTGCACCCCCATTTCGCCGGCGACATCGCCGGCTTCCTCCGCGCTCAGACCGGCTGAGCGGCGGCCGGGAGCCGGTGACGGGATGCGCGGATTTGCTTCGGCGGCCGCGCATCCCGTATCCTGTCCGAAGCCAAAGACCGCAGGTCGTCGGATGCGCAAGCAGCCGATCGAAGATCCACTCAGGTGGGGGCCCGCGCAGGTGTATGAAGCAAGTTTTGCGGGCCACGCTCGCGTCGACAAGCTCCGTGCCACTGCGCCGGAGCTTTTTTCATGCCCAGCGGTCGAGGCGCACATCGCCTCCGCGGTGTGCGACGCAAAATTAGAGGAGTGGCCATGGCGAACAAGGAAGCCGCGGTAGCCGAGCTTGAAGATCTCTTCAAGACCTCGACCGCCGTTCTGCTGACCGAGTACCGCGGTCTCACTGTCGCTCAGCTCAAAGAGCTGCGCAAATCGATCAGTGAGCACGCGACGTACGCCGTGGTGAAGAACACGCTGACCAAGATCGCGGCCAACAAGGCAGGCATTTCGTCGTTTGACGAGGAGCTTGTCGGGCCGTCCGCGATCGCGTTCGTGCACGGCGACCCTGTCGCCGTCGCGAAGGCACTGCGCGACTTCACCAAGGCAAACCCTCTCCTGGTGGTCAAGGGTGGTTACTTCGACGGTAACCCGCTGACCGCAGCAGAGGTAGGCAAGCTCGCCGACCTCGAGTCTCGTGAAGTTCTGCTGGCCAAGCTGGCCGGCGCCTTCAAGGCCTCGCTGTTCGGAGCCGCATATCTGTTCAACGCACCGCTGTCGCAGGCCGTTCGCACGGTCGACGCGCTGCGTGAGAAGCAGGAGTCCGCTGCGTAGTCCATCCCCCGGGATGAACCACAAGCGGTTGAGTACACGAAAACACTAAGGAGAAAATCATGGCAAAGCTCACGACTGACGAGCTGCTCGACGCGTTCAAGGAGCTCACGCTCATCGAACTGAGCGAGTTCGTGAAGAAGTTCGAGGAGACCTTCGAGGTCACCGCCGCCGCCCCCGTCGCCGTTGCTGCGGCCGGTGCCGGCGCTGCCGCCCCCGCGGAAGAGGTCGAGGAGAAGGACTCCTTCGACGTCGTCCTCGAGGCGGCCGGCGAGAAGAAGATCCAGGTCATCAAGGAGGTGCGCGCCCTCACCAGCCTCGGCCTCGGTGAGGCGAAGGCTCTCGTCGACGGTGCCCCGAGCACCGTCCTCGAAGGCGCCAACAAGGAGACCGCCGACAAGGCGAAGGCTCAGCTCGAAGAGGCTGGCGCCACCATCACCCTCAAGTAGTCAGTGCCCCATCGGGGCTCTTTCTGCAGGTGTGATCGGCGCTCGTCTCGTGCCCTCCGGGGCGCGAGCGGCCTGACGTGTCACGACGCGGACTCCTCACCGAGTATCCGTGTTGTGAGGGCGTCGCCCCCGCAACGGGGCGACGCCCTCTGTCGTTAACCGGCAGAACGTCACCAGGGATGCTCGGCACCGCACGCCCATCGGCGTGCGTCCATCCCACGTCCGATCATGCCTGCCTGCGCGCCCGTGCGGGCAGTGTGCAACGACGCACAACGCGAAAGAACCACGATGAACACCACCCGGTGGCGCAGCTTCGCTGCGTTCTGGCGCCAGCTCGCTGACGCCATGCTCTCCGACAGGTCTGGCGCGCGCGACGCGCATCCGCCGGATCTGCACCGCAGTCAGAGCCCGACCGGCACCTGGCTGCGGTAGCTTCCATCCCTCGACAGCCCCCGGCCCTGGTACGGCCGGGGGCTTTTCGCTACCTGTCGGCGGCCCTCCGTACACTCGGCTCCATGTCAGAGCCGCTCGATGTCACCGCCACCCGCACCGCCTACGACACTGTCGCCGTCGACTACGCCGAACTCTTGCGGGATGACCTCGACCGCAACGAGTTCGACCGGGCGATGCTCGGGGTGTTCGCCGAGCGTGTTCTCGCCACCGGGAGCGCGCCGGTGGCTGATCTGGGGTGCGGGCCGGGGCGGATCACCGGGCATCTCGCGGCGCTCGGGCTCGATGTGTTCGGCGTCGATCTGTCACCGGGCATGATCGAGGTCGCGCGTCAGCAGCATCCCGGGATTCGCTTCGAGGTGGGCGCGATGGCTGAACTCGACCTTCCGGATGCGTCGCTCGGGGGAGCGCTGGCCTGGTACTCGATCATCCACACGCCGGCTGAGAGGCAGCCGGTGCTGTTCGCCGAGTTCGCGCGGGTGCTGCGGCCAGGTGGGTGGCTTCTGCTCGCCTTCCAGGTGGGCGACGGTGTGGTGCGGCTTCGTCGGGCCTACGGTCACGAGCTCGACCTGGAGACGCGTCGGCAACGGCCGGAGCGCATCCGGGAGCTGCTGGAGGGGGCCGGGTTTCGGGAGCAGGCCCGGCTGGTGCGGGAGCCGGAGGGACCCGAGAAGGTTCAGCAGGCCTACGTGCTCGCCGCACGGAGTTGAAGTATATAGGTGAGCTATATATAATAGAGGCATGCCTCAACCGGATCTCCACGATCTCCACGAAACTCTCGGCGACCTCGTCGTCGCCAGCCACCGCCTGACCCGGCTCGCCGCCCGCGTCACCGGCAGCACCGAATCCCCTGCCGTCTGGCGAACCCTCAGTGTGCTGCAGACGGCCGGCGCCATGCGCCTGGGCGAGCTCGCCGCGCAGAGCCGGGTCTCCCAGCCGACGATGACGAAACTCGTGCGCAACCTCGTCGAATCCGAATGGGTCAAGCGGATCGCCGACACCGACGACGCCCGCGCCTGGCAGATCGACCTCACACCGAAAGGCGCGGCCGCGCTGCAGGACTGGCGCGACCAGCTGACCGCCGCCCTCGTGCCGATGTTCGCCGACCTCACCGAAGACGAGATCGCCGCGATGCGCAGCACGGTGCGCATCATCGGTTCACGCGTCGACCTGTCCACCGCGGCCTCGGCTGCACTCATGACGACCGGGTCGTAGCGGTCGCGGCGCCGTGGCGAAACCGTCGGCGCCCCGCACACCGTCCCCACGATCCCCGCACCACCCTCGACCACGGAGCCCCGACACAGCAATGTCTCACGACAAACCCACCAGCATCCTCAAACAGCCGACCGCCGTCTGGGCGGTCGCCTTCGCGTCCGTCATCGCCTTCATGGGCATCGGGCTCGTCGACCCGATTCTGCCCGCGATCGCCGCCAGCCTGAAAGCCACCCCGACCGAGACCGAGATGCTCTTCACGAGCTATCTGCTCATCACGGGCGCGGCCATGTTCTTCACCAGCTGGATCTCCAGCCGTATCGGCGCGAAGAAAACGCTGCTGATCGGGCTCGCGCTCATCGTGGTGTTCGCGCTCGCCGCGGGTCTCTCGCCGAGCGTCGAGGCGATCATCGGGTTCCGGGCGGGCTGGGGCCTCGGAAACGCGCTCTTCATATCCACCGCGCTCGCCACCATCGTCGGCGCCGCCTCGGGGGGAACGTCGTCGGCCATCATCCTCTACGAAGCGGCCCTCGGCCTCGGCATCGCCATCGGCCCGCTGCTCGGCGGCCTGCTCGGCAGCTGGAGCTGGCGCGGACCGTTCTTCGGCACTGCCGTGCTGATGGCGATCGGCTTCATCGCGATCGTGCTGCTGCTCAAGAAGAACCCAGAGAAGCCGACGCCGACCTCGATCGGCGCGCCATTCAAGGCCCTCGCGAAGCCGGCGCTCGGATTCCTGGCCGCGGCCGCCCTGTTCTACAACATCGGCTTCTTCGTGCTGCTCGCCTACACGCCGTTCGCCCTCGTGCCGCTCGGCGTCGACTCGGCTATCGGTCTCGGCTTCATCTTCTTCGGCTGGGGTGTCTCGCTCGCCGTCACCTCCGTCTGGGGCGCACCTCTGCTCACGCGCCGGCTGCCGCGCACGCGCGTTCTGTGGATCGTGATGCCGCTCCTCGCGATCGACCTCGGTGTGGCGGGGCTCCTGATCGGTTCGCTGGTCGGTCTGATCGTCTGCGTCATCGTCGGCGGTCTGCTGCTCGGCATTCTCAACACCGTGCTGACCGAGTGTGTGATGGAGGCCACCGATCTGCCCCGATCCGTCGCATCCAGTGCGTATTCGGGTGTGCGCTTCCTCGGCGGCGCGATCGCCCCGCCGGCGGCCACCCTGCTTGCCGACACGATCTCGCCGGCCACTCCGTTCTTCGCCGGGGGGATCTCGGTGCTGGTCGCCGTCGCCCTCGTGATCATCGGTCACAAGTACCTCAAGCGTGTCGACGGCGTCGAAGAGTCCTCACTCGAAGAGGCTGAAGCGCTGACCCTCGCCGACGCCAGCTGACCCCTCGTCCGCCGGTGCGTTCGGGGGTCGACGGTTAGGGGGCCGGGGGTGCGGTGGAGGCGCGAACGATGAGTGCGGTGGGGGAGCGCACAGAGCGGGTGCGGGGTTCGGCGCCGGCGAGCTCGTCGAGCAGGATGCGGGCTGCAACCGCGCCCTGGTCGAACGGGCTCTGTGCGATCGTCGTCAGCCCGAACGACTCGGCGAAGTCGTGGTTGTCGATGCCGATCACCGAGAGGTCTCCCGGCACAGAGAGCCCGTGGTCGTGCGCTGCGAGGATGGCCCCGATCGCCATCTCGTCCGAGCCGGCGAAGACGGCGGTGGGATGCGGTCCCGGCCGATCGAGCAGCGCGTTCATCGACGCGCGGCTCTCGGGCAAAGAGAATCCGCCCGGGAGAACCCATTCGCTGCGCACCGAGAGTTCGGCGGAGCGCATCGCCTGCTGAAAGCCGTGCAAGCGCCCGACCGGAACCTGCCGGTTCAACCCCTCCTCGTCCTCCCCACCGAGGTGGGCGATGTCGCGGTGCCCGAGCGCGATGAGGTGTTCCGTTGCCGTTCTGGCCGTGTGCTTCTCGTCGATGCCGACGCTGCGCAGACCCTTCACGGGGCCGCCGACCACGATGGTCGGGTGGCCGAGCGAGGCGAGCTGGTGGCGCTCATCGGCGGTGAAGTCGAGGCAGAGAGCGAGCAGCGCATCCGTTCGCTTGCGCAGGATGGATCGGTGGAAGACTCGCTCACGGTCACCGCGGTGACCGCCCAGGTTGAACAGGATCATGTCGTAGCTCGCGGCCCGCAGCTCGGCGTCGACGCCCTCCAGGACCGAGGTGTAGAACCAGCGGCTCACCGATGGGACGACCACCCCCATGGCCAGGGTGCGCCCGCTTGCGAGCCCGGAAGCGCTCGACGACGCCACGTATCCCAGCTCGTCTGCCGCTCGGCGAACGGCGGCGCGGGTTTTGTCGGAGACGTTCGGCAGCCCCCGCAGAGCCCGCGAGACCGTCGCCGTCGAGACGCCCGTCGCGCGCGCGACCTCGTCGATCCCTGCCATGTGTGTGCTCCCGGTTCAGGAGCTCTGGGTCGGCAGGTGGGTGAGGTGTTCGTCCGGTTCCTCGACCGGCCTGCGCGACGCCACGATGTGACGTCGCGCCTGCCAGAGGAGGACGAGGACGAGAACCAGCGCCAACAGGGTCAGCGCCCAGCCGAGGGCATCGGCGCCGGTGAGCTCGCTCACGATCGTAACGATCAGGAACGCGAACGCGAAGAATCCGACGATGCCGATGCCGACGTCGACCAGTTCCAGCGGATCGTTCCAGCGCATCGCCTCAGCCCTTCACGCCGCCGGCGGTGAGCCCCGCGACGATTCGGCGCTGGAAGATCAGCACCAGGATCACCAGCGGAACGGTGACGATCGTGCCGGCCGCCATCACCGCGGTGTACGGCTCCTGGTGCGGCTGGCTGCCGGCGAAGGAGGCGATGGCCACGGTGACCGGCTGGGTCGCATCGCTCGACAGCTGACTGGAGATCAGGTATTCGTTCCAGGAGGAGATGAACGCCAGGATGGCCGTGGTGAACACCGCCGGCGCCGCCAGGGGCAGGATGATGCGGCGGAACGCCTGAACTCTCGTGCACCCGTCGATGCGGGCGGCCTCTTCGAGGTCCCACGGCATCTCGCGGAAGAACGAGTTGAGCGTGTAGACCGTCAGCGGCAGCACGAACGAGATCTCCGGGATGATCAGCGCCTGATACTGGCCCATCCAGCCGATGTTGGTGAACAGCTGGAACAGCGGCGTGATGAGCGCGACGCCCGGAAACATCGAAGCGCCCAGAATGATGCCGAGCACGATGCCTTTGAACCGGAAGTCGAGCCGGGCCAGCGCATACGCGGCGAAGGTTCCGACGAGGAGGGCGATGATCGTGACGCACGCGCCGATGAACAGCGAGTTCAGCAGCGCCTGTCCGAGGTGGTTGCCCAATTGGGTCGAGAACGCCGTCTCGTAGTTGTCCCAGGTGAAGTGCGTGGGCAGCGGGGTCGTTTCGAACGTGTACCCGACGTCGCGGAACGAGGTGACGACCATCCAGTAGAACGGCAGCAGGCACCACAGCACGATGATGATCGCGCTGACTCCGGTGCGGATGCTCTGGTTGCGGGTGCGCGATTTGGTCCTGCTCTTCCGGCGCGTGCGGGGAAGGCTTGTGGCTTCGGCGGTGGCGGCCGCGGGGCCGGCGACGGTGGTCATCCCTTCGCCCCCTTCTGCTGTGCTTCCTGCGTTCGCACCACGTTCGTGCCGAGGAAGCGCACGAAGATGAAGGCGACGAGGAAGATGATGATGAAGGTGATCGTCGAGAGCGCGGATGCGCTGTTGAAGCCCTGTCTGATCTGGTCGACGACGAGGATCGACAGGGTCGTCGTGGCATTACCGGTGCCACCACCCCCGTTGGTGAGGATGGCCGGCAGGTCGTAGATGCGCAGTGCGTCCAGCACCCGGAACAGCACGGCGACGAGCAGCGCCGGTTTCACCAGCGGCAGGGTCACCCGCCAGAACCGTTGCCAGGTGGTGGCGCCGTCGACCTTCGCCGCCTCATAGACCTCTTCGGGGATGATCTGCAGGCCGGCGAGGATGAGCAGCGCCATGAACGGCGTCGTCTTCCAGGTGTCGGCGATGATCACCGCGAACCGGGAGGCCCATTCGTCGCTGGTCCACAGGATGTGCGCCCCGAGCACCGCGTTGGCGACACCTGCCACCGAGAAGATGAAG contains the following coding sequences:
- a CDS encoding ABC transporter ATP-binding protein, coding for MYTLTDVTKTYTQSKRNVTALNNVSLEIPDGQLVAIQGPTGGGKSTLLQMLGALDRPTSGSVVLEKSSLSGLGDAKLTDIRATEIGFVFQGFNLIPTLTAQENVETALAPLKVSAEERKRRAAEALASVGLADRGNHLPSELSGGQQQRVAIARALVKDPNVLLADEPTGNLDEETRDEIMDLLEGLWRDRGLTLIIVTHDTAVAKRAQRRLNIKHGQVKEVA
- a CDS encoding ABC transporter permease, translated to MFGTYLRRELINRRKQTIIIAVGMALAIALVIIVNSVSAGVKSAQASVLQSVYGVGTDITITEPATAQGATTAQGQGGGPRFDFGANSGTETGSGRSVNTSRLEPTRGATVMDSSTLTKTEKVSNVSAAAAVLSLTNTSFSGTLPNFQQMRQERQAGGSASQSTAPPTGGADGAGGSSFTVNTFSVIGLDPAGKSVGPLSSVTLSSGRTFTKADNGTDVTVLDASYAKTASKAVGDTITIGGTDFKVIGIVAATGSDSTTAANSYIPLDVAQKLSGQTDKISAVYVTAASSSDIGQIKTDLTKALPSATVSTQADLASSVSGSLGTAGQLLSNLGTWLSIIVLAAAFLIAILFTISGVTRRTREFGTLKAIGWSNRRIVGQVAGESVVQGLIGGIIGVAVGLVGVLIVNMVSPTLSGGVSTGATTFADAAARTGRAATGTGGTGAEGGFGGGGFGGAGVQAAGRAASATSDIALHAPVTFWIIIIAVGLAVLGGLLAGAIGGWRASRLRPAAALRSVA
- a CDS encoding response regulator transcription factor, giving the protein MNPRAVPGTPSQPRTLLRRADGSAIRVLVVDDESTLTDLLSMALHYEDWEVRTASTGQQALSVSREFKPDVVVLDIMLPDIDGLQVLSRMRADGNEAPVLFLTAKDSLDDRIAGLTAGGDDYVTKPFSLEELVARLRGLLRRSRAAVADQSDPVLIVGDLVLDEDSYEVHRDGDPIQLTATEFELLRFLMRNPRRVLSKTQILDRVWSYDFGGSSSVVELYISYLRKKIDSGRTPMIHTVRGAGYMVKAAT
- a CDS encoding sensor histidine kinase, with product MRGRLARIRPFRAWTLRSRVVLVVVAMLAVLGAAIGTVSVLALQSNLMARLDGQLTSALARGEHAANRINAGGPTLPAAADVVQTPGQPTGTLGAVRSAEGGLLFPPVVLSDRPPSTTTNQPLQPTQVTINGLALLTIPADARPHTVDLGTALGSYRIAAAKLDNGDAVIIGLPLNDVNATLAQLTLTIVLVTLAGLIFAFLIASFVVRLAMRPLERVAGTAQAVSEMPLDRGDVALSVRVPEEDTDPNTEVGKVGSALNRMLGHVASALTARQASEQKVRQFVADASHELRTPLASIRGYAELTRRSPYDLPGDVTHSLDRIESEATRMTSLVEDLLLLARLDEGRELDRDPVDLSMLLVDALSDAHAAGPEHRWSILLPEEPVEVVGDAPRLHQVVVNLLANARVHTPEGTKVTAALAVDDAAGRAIVTVSDDGPGIPEGLQPTLFERFARGDSSRNRATGSTGLGLAIVQAVVAAHGGEVSVRSEPGDTVFTLSLPLAGAPTAPGGRAPAVPAARDDVAADADDLAEPTGPVEPSGTAAG
- a CDS encoding alpha/beta fold hydrolase — encoded protein: MSATPGILATAYYGDADAEPLLFIRALPAEIDNPRGIDRVAERFIVRGPSRTHRVHAVGRPAFLPLDFDMSEIAAVYGRLIRERFGRPVAVMGLSTGASVALQLAVDQPDLVKTLVIAAGAARLGTRGRILQRRYVSLLAANDRRAYAELASGTLNSRLLDPLVRLFGRIVPQPDDPESLIALVRAEDAYDVLDGLHRVTAPTLILSGGRDVFYPPEVGRETARRLPRATHIVYPGRPHGGVPLHPHFAGDIAGFLRAQTG
- the rplJ gene encoding 50S ribosomal protein L10, encoding MANKEAAVAELEDLFKTSTAVLLTEYRGLTVAQLKELRKSISEHATYAVVKNTLTKIAANKAGISSFDEELVGPSAIAFVHGDPVAVAKALRDFTKANPLLVVKGGYFDGNPLTAAEVGKLADLESREVLLAKLAGAFKASLFGAAYLFNAPLSQAVRTVDALREKQESAA
- the rplL gene encoding 50S ribosomal protein L7/L12, which produces MAKLTTDELLDAFKELTLIELSEFVKKFEETFEVTAAAPVAVAAAGAGAAAPAEEVEEKDSFDVVLEAAGEKKIQVIKEVRALTSLGLGEAKALVDGAPSTVLEGANKETADKAKAQLEEAGATITLK
- a CDS encoding class I SAM-dependent DNA methyltransferase, with translation MSEPLDVTATRTAYDTVAVDYAELLRDDLDRNEFDRAMLGVFAERVLATGSAPVADLGCGPGRITGHLAALGLDVFGVDLSPGMIEVARQQHPGIRFEVGAMAELDLPDASLGGALAWYSIIHTPAERQPVLFAEFARVLRPGGWLLLAFQVGDGVVRLRRAYGHELDLETRRQRPERIRELLEGAGFREQARLVREPEGPEKVQQAYVLAARS
- a CDS encoding MarR family winged helix-turn-helix transcriptional regulator — encoded protein: MPQPDLHDLHETLGDLVVASHRLTRLAARVTGSTESPAVWRTLSVLQTAGAMRLGELAAQSRVSQPTMTKLVRNLVESEWVKRIADTDDARAWQIDLTPKGAAALQDWRDQLTAALVPMFADLTEDEIAAMRSTVRIIGSRVDLSTAASAALMTTGS